Proteins found in one Gemmatimonadota bacterium genomic segment:
- the hpnC gene encoding squalene synthase HpnC: MSQLPDYLPEAVLRFNDLALDALPGPGDDSLESAHRYCSHLARRHYENFIVVSPFLPTTLRRHFYHVYAYCRWSDDLADETGDTGLSLELLDWWDAELQACYDNEFRHPVFIALRETIDRFEIPIAPFRDLLTAFRQDQVVTRYRTYADVLEYCRYSANPVGRLVLYLCGYRDRERQLLSDATCTALQLANFWQDVRVDLEKGRIYMPLEDLDRYQYTEEDLEAGVVDERFRGLMSYQVNRTRKLFDEGLGLCGMVDARVGLDIELFNRCGSALLDQIERRRFDVLSRRPTLSSARKAGLFLKYALKRLWIR, from the coding sequence ATGTCCCAGTTACCCGACTATCTGCCGGAAGCCGTACTTCGGTTCAACGATCTCGCGCTCGACGCGCTGCCCGGCCCCGGGGACGACTCCCTGGAGTCCGCACACCGGTACTGCAGCCACCTCGCGCGCCGGCACTACGAGAATTTTATCGTCGTTTCCCCCTTTCTGCCCACCACGCTCCGGCGGCACTTCTACCATGTCTACGCCTACTGCCGGTGGTCCGACGACCTCGCCGACGAGACCGGAGACACCGGCCTGTCCCTCGAGCTGCTCGACTGGTGGGACGCCGAATTGCAGGCCTGTTACGATAACGAATTCCGTCATCCGGTGTTCATCGCACTCCGGGAAACGATCGACCGGTTCGAAATACCGATTGCCCCGTTCAGGGACCTGCTGACCGCGTTCCGACAGGACCAGGTCGTGACGCGTTACAGGACCTACGCGGACGTGCTCGAATACTGTCGTTACTCCGCCAATCCCGTAGGCCGTCTCGTGCTCTACCTGTGCGGCTACCGGGACAGGGAACGCCAGTTGCTGTCCGACGCCACGTGCACCGCGCTCCAACTGGCCAATTTCTGGCAGGATGTGCGGGTAGACCTGGAAAAGGGCCGGATATACATGCCCCTGGAGGATCTGGACCGGTACCAGTACACCGAAGAGGACCTGGAGGCCGGAGTCGTCGACGAGCGGTTCAGGGGACTGATGTCGTACCAGGTGAACCGGACGCGCAAGCTGTTCGACGAGGGGCTCGGACTGTGCGGGATGGTGGACGCAAGGGTCGGGCTGGACATCGAACTGTTCAACCGATGCGGTTCCGCCCTGCTGGACCAGATCGAAAGACGGCGTTTCGACGTGCTGTCCCGGCGCCCCACCCTGTCATCCGCCCGGAAGGCCGGTCTTTTTCTTAAATACGCATTGAAACGACTATGGATTCGCTAG
- the ribB gene encoding 3,4-dihydroxy-2-butanone-4-phosphate synthase, translated as MLSHFCTIPEAVEEVRAGRVLIVIDDENRENEGDFMVAAEKVTPEIINFMSMHGRGLICLPTTKQRLAELDIPIMVDGKTSTADTPFTVSVDAINGVTSGISAHDRAKSARLFVEQDTTPEDFERPGHLFPLQARDGGVLERDGHTEATVDMMRLAGLYPAGVLCEVLDEDGSMARLPRLVEIADEHHLKIATIKDLIEYRLEEELVLEFACSGG; from the coding sequence ATGTTATCCCATTTCTGCACCATTCCAGAGGCCGTGGAAGAAGTGAGAGCAGGACGGGTGCTGATCGTCATCGATGACGAAAACCGTGAGAACGAAGGCGATTTCATGGTAGCCGCCGAGAAGGTTACACCCGAAATCATCAACTTCATGTCGATGCACGGACGGGGGTTGATCTGTCTGCCCACCACGAAACAGCGGCTTGCAGAGCTGGACATCCCCATCATGGTCGATGGGAAAACGTCGACAGCGGACACGCCCTTCACGGTATCCGTGGATGCCATAAACGGCGTGACGTCCGGCATATCCGCCCATGACCGGGCAAAAAGCGCCCGTCTGTTCGTGGAGCAGGATACGACGCCGGAGGACTTCGAACGGCCGGGGCACCTCTTCCCGTTGCAGGCACGGGATGGCGGCGTGCTGGAAAGGGACGGCCACACCGAGGCCACGGTCGACATGATGCGGCTTGCCGGTCTCTACCCGGCGGGGGTCCTGTGCGAGGTGCTGGACGAGGACGGCTCCATGGCACGTCTTCCCCGGTTGGTCGAAATCGCCGACGAGCATCATCTGAAAATCGCAACCATCAAGGACCTCATCGAGTACCGCCTCGAAGAGGAACTCGTACTGGAATTCGCCTGCAGCGGCGGGTAA
- a CDS encoding squalene/phytoene synthase family protein, whose protein sequence is MDSLERSYDFCRAVAKSRAKNFYYSFLVLPAEKRRAMCAVYAFMRYCDDIVDEEAGETGTDGATGETGTATETSDAGTADRQSLLKVCREILDSAYDGDDSAFGGTPGGTPAGDGMLLAFSDTVRRFDIPRAYFDAIIDGAEMDLTVTRYATFADLYQYCYRVASAVGLVCIRIFGYRGEEAERYAESCGIAFQLTNILRDIREDAGMGRVYLPQEDLDAFGYPEENLRNGLFNDPFRRLMGFQVERARSFYDEALPLLPLVQPSSRACLATMIGIYRACLEEIPRRQYDVYSQRIGLSPWKKLSITARALIRKRV, encoded by the coding sequence ATGGATTCGCTAGAACGTTCCTATGATTTCTGCCGCGCAGTCGCGAAATCGAGGGCGAAGAACTTTTACTATTCTTTCCTCGTCCTGCCGGCCGAAAAAAGGCGGGCCATGTGCGCGGTCTACGCCTTCATGCGCTACTGTGACGATATCGTCGACGAGGAGGCCGGGGAGACCGGGACGGACGGCGCAACCGGGGAGACCGGGACGGCCACCGAAACCAGCGACGCCGGGACGGCGGACCGACAATCCCTGCTGAAGGTCTGTCGCGAGATCCTGGACAGCGCTTACGACGGAGACGACAGTGCCTTTGGCGGGACACCGGGCGGAACGCCGGCCGGAGACGGCATGTTGCTGGCGTTCAGCGACACGGTGCGGCGGTTCGACATCCCCAGGGCGTACTTCGACGCCATTATCGACGGCGCGGAAATGGACCTTACCGTGACACGATACGCCACCTTCGCGGACCTGTACCAGTACTGCTACCGCGTGGCTTCCGCCGTCGGACTGGTGTGCATACGCATCTTCGGTTACCGGGGCGAAGAAGCCGAGCGGTACGCCGAATCCTGCGGCATCGCCTTTCAACTGACCAATATACTCCGCGACATCCGGGAAGACGCCGGGATGGGCCGCGTCTACCTGCCGCAGGAGGATCTCGACGCCTTCGGGTACCCGGAGGAGAACCTGCGGAACGGACTGTTTAACGACCCGTTTCGGCGGCTGATGGGTTTCCAGGTGGAACGCGCCAGGAGCTTCTACGACGAAGCGCTGCCGCTCCTCCCGCTCGTACAACCTTCGAGCCGGGCGTGCCTGGCGACGATGATCGGCATCTACCGGGCGTGTCTCGAAGAGATTCCCCGCCGCCAGTACGACGTCTACAGCCAGCGCATCGGCCTGTCTCCGTGGAAGAAACTCTCCATCACGGCCCGGGCGCTGATCCGAAAACGCGTATGA